In Dama dama isolate Ldn47 chromosome 9, ASM3311817v1, whole genome shotgun sequence, the following proteins share a genomic window:
- the LOC133061257 gene encoding olfactory receptor 7E178-like yields the protein MGLSDDPELQPFLFGLFLSMYLVTVLGNLLIILAVSSDPHLHTPMYFFLSNLSFVDIGFISTTVPKMMVNIQSHSRVISYAGCLTQMSIFILFGGMDCMLLSVMAYDRFVAICHPLHYQVIMNPCTCCKLISVSFFVSLLNSQVQNLIVLQLTCFKDVKISNFFCDPSQLLNFTCSDMLTNNIVMYFVGAIFGFIPFSGIFFSYCKILFSILRVHSSGRKYKAFSTCGSHLAVVCLFYGTGLGVCLSSAISQSPRKDVVASVVYTVVTPMLNPFIYSLRNKDIKRAMWRFLRKII from the coding sequence ATGGGTCTTTCAGATGATCCAGAACTTCAGCCTTTCCTCTTTGGACTATTCCTATCCATGTACCTGGTCACCGTGCTGGGAAACCTGCTCATCATTCTGGCAGTCTCCTCTGACCCCCACcttcacacccccatgtacttcttcctctccaacctaTCCTTTGTGGACATAGGTTTCATCTCCACCACGGTCCCCAAGATGATGGTGAACATCCAGTCTCACAGCAGAGTCATCTCCTATGCAGGCTGCCTGACACAGATGTCCATTTTTATCCTCTTTGGAGGGATGGATTGTATGCTTCTgtctgtgatggcctatgacaGGTTTGTGGCCATCTGTCACCCACTGCACTACCAGGTCATCATGAACCCATGCACCTGTTGCAAATTAATTTCAGTGTCTTTTTTTGTTAGCCTTTTGAACTCCCAAGTGCAGAATTTGATTGTGTTACAACTTACCTGCTTCAAGGATGTGAAAATATCTAATTTCTTCTGTGACCCTTCTCAACTGCTCAACTTTACCTGTTCTGACATGCTCACAAATAATATAGTCATGTATTTTGTTGGTGCCATTTTTGGTTTTATTCCTTTCTCTGGAATCTTTTTCTCTTACTGTAAAattcttttctccattctgaGAGTTCACTCATCAGGTAGGAAATacaaagccttctccacctgtggctCTCACCTGGCagttgtttgcttattttatggAACAGGTCTTGGTGTGTGCCTCAGTTCAGCCATCTCACAATCTCCCAGGAAGGATGTGGTGGCCTCTGTGGTGTACACTGTGGTCACCCCCATGttgaaccccttcatctacagtCTGAGGAACAAAGACATCAAAAGGGCCAtgtggaggtttctcagaaaaatAATCTAA
- the LOC133062763 gene encoding olfactory receptor 7E178-like has translation MVLWLHTYVPILCGNLHQNVQPESVFLPILRRDPKTSSHTRQERDSESVLLGHAPAEMQSSPSEFLNGYSGTCHFLVIFLPNSFLLQRCPRYIQPQNITQNLTSVSEFFLLGLSDDPELQLLLCILFLSMYLVTVLGNLLIIQAVTSDPHLHTPMYFFLSNLSLADIGFISATVPKMIVNIQTHSRVISCEGCLIQMSIFILFGGMDCTLLTAMAYDRFVAICHPLHYTAIMNPHFSGFLVLVSFFVSLLESQVHNLIVLQLTCFKDVEISNFFCDPSLLLDLACSDTVTNNIVMYFVGTIFGFLPLSGIFFSYYKILSSILRIPSTGGKYKAFSTCGSHLAVVCLFYGTGLGVYLISAISQSPRKDVTASVVYTVVTPMLNPFIYSLRNRDIKRAMWKLLSKIISS, from the exons ATGG TACTCTGGCTCCACACTTATGTCCCCATCCTTTGTGGGAACCTGCATCAGAATGTCCAGCCTGAGTCTGTCTTCCTGCCCATCCTGAGGAGGGACCCTAAGACTTCATCACACACCAGGCAGGAGAGGGACAGTGAGTCTGTGCTTCTTGGTCATGCTCCAGCAGAGATGCAGTCCAGCCCA tctgaatttttgaaTGGATACAGTGGTACATGCCATTTTCTCGTTATCTTTCTTCCAAACTCTTTTCTTCTTCAAAGGTGTCCAAGATACATACAACCACAGAATATAACACAGAATCTAACCAGTGTCTCAGAATTCTTCCTCCTGGGCCTCTCAGATGATCCAGAACTGCAGCTTTTGCTCTGTATCCTGTTTCTGTCCATGTACCTGGTCACTGTGCTGGGAAACCTGCTCATCATCCAGGCCGTCACCTCtgacccccacctccacacccccatgtacttcttcctctccaacctctCCTTGGCTGACATTGGTTTCATCTCCGCCACGGTCCCCAAGATGATTGTGAACATCCAAACTCACAGCAGAGTCATCTCCTGTGAAGGCTGCCTGATTCAAATgtctatttttatcctttttggaGGCATGGATTGTACGCTTCTGACTGCTATGGCCTATGACCGGTTTGTGGCCATCTGTCATCCACTGCACTACACAGCCATCATGAACCCACACTTCAGTGGCTTCTTAGTTTTGGTGTCTTTTTTTGTTAGCCTTTTGGAGTCCCAGGTGCACAATTTGATTGTGTTACAACTCACCTGCTTCAAGGATGTGGAAATTTCTAATTTCTTCTGTGACCCTTCTCTGCTCCTCGACCTGGCCTGTTCTGACACTGTCACCAATAACATAGTCATGTATTTTGTTGGTACCATCTTTGGTTTTCTCCCTTTATCAGGAatctttttctcttattataaaattctttcttccattctgagaatCCCCTCAACAGGTGGGAAATATAAAGCCTTCTCCACTTGTGGCTCCCACCTTGCagttgtttgcttattttatggAACAGGCCTTGGGGTGTACCTCATATCAGCCATCTCACAATCTCCCAGGAAGGATGTGACAGCATCAGTGGTGTACACTGTGGTcacccccatgctgaaccccttcatctacagtCTTAGGAACAGAGACATCAAAAGGGCCATGTGGAAGCTGCTCAGCAAAATAATCTCATCTTAG